A region from the Natronorubrum halophilum genome encodes:
- a CDS encoding dipeptide epimerase: protein MTLETSFQRRSLPLEYPFTIARGTTTETEVVTVRVEDDDGNVGIGGAGPSSHYGETAATVEAVLPDLLAVVEAVDDPHNLARIERRMRETVERNPAARTAVSIACHDLAAKRLDVPLYRYWGLDPADTLETSYTIGLDETETMREKTETALERGYGILKVKLGTDRDIEIVRTIRSVAPDVRLFVDANEAWTPREAVAKIDRLAEFDLEFIEQPVPAENREGLRFVYERSVLPIAADESCITLEDIPRIADRCDIANLKLMKCGGLREAKRMIHAARAHGLEVMCGCMTESNASIAAACHLAPLLDYADLDGSLLLADDPYGGVPLSDGRIELDGLERPGTGAVLE from the coding sequence ATGACCCTCGAAACTTCCTTCCAGCGGCGCTCGCTCCCGCTCGAGTACCCGTTCACGATCGCTCGCGGAACGACGACCGAGACCGAAGTGGTGACGGTTCGCGTCGAGGATGACGACGGGAACGTCGGGATCGGCGGTGCGGGGCCGTCTTCGCACTACGGCGAAACCGCGGCGACCGTCGAGGCCGTCCTGCCCGACCTGCTCGCGGTGGTCGAAGCCGTCGACGATCCGCACAACCTCGCGCGGATCGAACGCCGCATGCGCGAGACGGTCGAGCGCAATCCGGCCGCGCGGACCGCGGTCAGTATCGCCTGCCACGATCTCGCGGCGAAACGGCTCGACGTTCCGCTCTACCGGTACTGGGGGCTCGACCCCGCCGACACGCTCGAGACCTCCTACACCATCGGACTCGACGAGACGGAGACGATGCGCGAGAAGACGGAAACGGCCCTCGAGCGCGGCTACGGGATCTTGAAAGTCAAACTCGGAACGGATCGCGATATCGAAATCGTCCGGACGATTCGGTCCGTCGCGCCCGACGTTCGCCTCTTCGTCGACGCGAACGAGGCCTGGACGCCCCGCGAGGCGGTCGCGAAGATCGACCGCCTCGCCGAGTTCGACCTCGAGTTCATCGAACAGCCCGTTCCCGCCGAGAACCGCGAGGGGCTTCGGTTCGTCTACGAACGCTCGGTGCTGCCGATCGCCGCCGACGAGTCCTGCATCACGCTCGAGGATATTCCGCGGATCGCAGACCGGTGTGACATCGCGAACCTGAAGCTGATGAAGTGTGGCGGCCTGCGGGAAGCGAAGCGAATGATCCACGCCGCTCGCGCCCACGGTCTGGAGGTCATGTGCGGCTGTATGACCGAATCAAACGCCTCGATCGCCGCGGCCTGCCACCTCGCGCCGCTGCTCGACTACGCCGACCTCGACGGCTCGCTGTTGCTCGCCGACGACCCCTACGGCGGCGTCCCGCTGTCGGACGGCCGAATCGAACTCGACGGCCTCGAGCGGCCGGGAACCGGCGCGGTCCTCGAGTAG